TGGTATACCGGAAGACATTCTGAAAACGAATCGGACTTATAACGCCTTTACGTACGATAACCAGACTGACAATTATCAACAGGATAATTACCAGCTTATTAGCTCCTATGAACTTAGCAAAAACTGGCGGGCTAACCTTTCCTTTTTCTACACGAGGGGAAAAGGGTATTATGAGGAGTTCAAACCCAATGACAGCTTCAGCAAGTACGGTTTACCCAACGTAATCATAGGCGATTCGACCATCAGTAAGACCGATATTATTCGCCGGAAATGGCTCGACAATGATTTTTACGGCACGGTGTTCTCGTTTGATTACAATAGCTACGGGAAACTGACGGCAAACATCGGTGGAGGCTGGAACCAGTACCAGGGTGGTCATTATGGTGAGATCATCTGGGCTCGAGTGGCTGGCAATACGAACATACGGGATCGCTACTACAATGACGATGCCATTAAGACCGACTTCAATGTGTATGCGAAAGCCTTTTACCAGTTCAGCAATCGGCTCAATGGTTTTCTGGATTTGCAGGTACGAACGGTCGGCTATTCGTTCTTAGGGTTCAACAGCCAGTTGCAGAATGTGCAGCAGAACGCCAATCTGACTTTTTTCAACCCTAAAGCAGGCCTGACTTATTCCTTTGACGATCAGAGTACAATATATGCATCGGTTGGCGTTGGGCACCGTGAACCCAACCGCGACGACTATACGCAATCGACACCCGCAAGCCGTCCCAAACCCGAGCAACTCCTCGATTACGAAGCCGGTTACAAACTCCAGACTGAACAGCTAGCCTTTACCGCCAATCTGTATTACATGGATTATAAAAATCAGTTGGTCTTATCGGGTCAGTTGAACGATGTGGGGGCCTATAACCGGGTGAATATCCCCAACAGTTACCGCGCTGGTCTGGAGCTGGAAGCAGGTGCCCGATTGGCTAAGCAGCTTCGCTGGAACGTGAACGCAACCTTTAGCCAGAATAAGGTCAAGAATTTTACCGAGTATCTTGATAACTACGACAACGGTCTTCAGGAGGCCCGTCAATACAGCCGAACCGACATTTCGTTTTCGCCCAATGTGATCGCAGGCTCACAGCTCCTATTCACTCCCGCCAAAGGATTGGAAGTAGGGCTTTTATCAAAGTATGTCGGAAAGCAATATCTCGACAATACCTCGAATGAAAGCCGGAAGTTGAATCCCTACTTCACCAACGATATTCGGTTGATTTATACCCTAAAGCCGAAGTTTGCTAAGGAACTGGCGTTCACGCTACTTTTCAACAACATTCTGAATGAATTGTACGAATCGAACGGATACACCTATGCCTACATCTCGGAAGGAAAGGTGTATGCCGATAATGCCTATTACCCACAGGCCGGGCGAAACGTTCTGGCTGGCATCCGGCTCCGGTTTTAGAAAAGTTAAAGGCTTCTTGTTGTGATGTCGGTTTTCAGAAAACCGACATCACAACAAGAAGCCTTTACCAGTGCCGCAATTCATGGCTATTAGTGACTGCAAATAGCCTTAGAATTAGCGTACCAGTAGACGCTGGTGCACGGCTGGCTGATCGGCTGGGTGCAGAGTAATCAGATACAATCCGGCTGGCCAGTCCGCTACCGAAACCCCATATTCATTCGTTCCCATCACACACCGTACAGAGCGATTGTAGGCCGTTCGACCCAGCAGGTCCGTTGCATACAATTGAGCAGTGCCCGGCATCTGGGCATTATACCGAACCGTGATCTGCTCATGCGCTGGCGAAGGGAATACCGTTAATCCGGTCTCGACTTCGGGGGTTGTACCCGTTACCACCCTGCCGCTAAACAGATACGGTTTGCTGATGATGGATTTCTCAAATTGGGGCGAACTCCAGAATAGCTTTGACGTAGCGTATCCCTGACTTTCAAGAAAATCCATCTGGATCGTGTATGACTGTCCAGCCACCAAATCAAGCTTTCCCAACCACTCAATCGACGGCTGGGCCTCCCATTTGTCAATTAATTGTTTATTATTCACCCAAAGCCGAACGCCATCATCGGTTTGGGTATAAAATGTGTAGGTATCGTTGAAGGGTACCTGGATTTTACCCGTCCAGCGCACCACAAAATGATCGGCCCCTACATTGGGCGCGGGTTCGCCTTCGCCCCAGTCAAAATTTACTGTCTCATCCGTTCGGGTAAAAGTTGGTGTACCGCCAATCTGGTCGGTATTACTGTAGTATTCGCCCAGTAAGCCATTTCCGGACGAAGCCGGTAAGGCCTGATACTGCATCGTCAGTGTCGGGTTTCCCGGTTGTACTTCGTAGGTAACCAACGGTGCATTCTGGCCATTGCCCCAGCCGATAAACTTATAAAAGCCCTCCGACGCAGTAGCATACGGCTTTGTCTCCAGGCTACGCAACATACCCACTACCGATTGAAACGTTAAATCCGGTTGACGGGGTTCTCCATCCAGATACACCCGTACCCCCGTAACACTACTGGCAATGGTAACGGTAGCGATTTCGGGCTTTACATCCACAAAGGATTCGCTCGTCAAACCCGACACATCGGTTGCCAACAGATGAATTCGATACCAGACTTCGGTAGACGTTTCGCCCACGCGAGGGATTTTGAATGTACCTGTCGTAATACCCGAAACGGGGTCAAGCGCCGGGTGAACATGATCCTCGTGATGAAAATCGATCCACCAGGTCAGCTTGGCGTTTGACAGAGGTTGTTGACTAGAACTGACTGCATCACCAGCGAATGTGAGCACATCACCCGCCCGGTATGTTTTGTTGGTTATGGGCTGCTGAATACGCGCTACGGGCCGCTGCGCCTGCACGACGCGTAGCGACATTACATCTGAACTGTCGGCCCCGAGTGCGTTAGAGACAATACAATAAAATGTCGCGCCATTGTTGGCGAGCGTAGGGCTGCTGATGGTGTATTGGCTTTGATCGGCTCCGGCTATCAGTTTTCCATTCTGATACCATTTGTACGTCAGTGGTTTCTGACCGACCGCATTAACATTGAACGTAATGGATTCGCCAACGGGCACAAACGCATTGGGTGACTGGCTACTAATATACGGCAAACCCGAATCGAAAAACGACACTTTATGCAGAGAGCCATTCCAGGTTGAGGTGTTGTCCTGTTGCGTGCCTCCACCAAGCCCAGACCGGGCCAGATAATATAAATATCCGTCAGGGCTAGTCGCTATCCCCACAGGTCGATCAACATTCGTCACAAACGAACCAATAATCTGACCATTTGCCGGATCGAGCGTATAAATAGTCCCATTGCAGTAATCGGCAAAAAATGCTTTGCCTTTGTATTCGGTTGGGAAGCGAAGCGTAGGCGGGTTATAAATGGCCATACCTGTTATAGCACAGCCGGTATCATGGTCATACACCTGAAGCGGATCGGCATAATTTTCGGGGGCATCCTGATTAGTACGACGACCTTCAATAAGCGGCCAACCGTAGTTTTTCCCGGCCCGAATCTCATTAATTTCTTCAAAGCTGGCATCGCCTACATCGCCAACCAGTATCCGACCGGATATCGGGTCGATATCCATACTGAACGGGTTCCGTAAACCCAGCGCATAAATAGCCTGATATTTACCTTGCAGTTGTCCGACAAACGGGTTATTGGCTGGAATACTGCCATCGTCGTTCAAACGCAATACCTTTCCAAGCAGACTAGTCAAGCTTTGAGCGGCTGATGCATTGGTCCCTTCTCCGGTAGCAATATACAGTTTTCGATCTGGTCCAAACCGCATCACACCCGCATTATGGACAGTTGCCAACAACGGGTCAAAATCAACCAATACAGTTTCGCTAGCCGGATCAGCCACGCCATTAGGTGCTCGAAAACGACTTAGGCGATTATGATTCTGGCCGTTTACGGTATAGTAGACGTAGAAATAGGGAGTTCGTGGAAAATCAGGATGAAAACATACTCCCGACAGGCCCCGCTCGTTGGTTACGTCAATATTGGTAACCGTCATAAACGGGTCGGGCGAGAGCACATCGTTGACAACTTCCCGGATTTTCCCGTCTTTTTCTATCACAAAAAGCCGCCCATCGGGCGAAAAGACAAGACCTGTCGGGTTCAGATTACGGGCAACCTGCTTCTCCACAAACCCACTCGGCAGTTGGGCAAACGCCGATTTCAGCAAACCAATCAGTAAGACCGTACAAATGAAGCGCATTAGACCAATACAGCTAGCTAGTTAAGTTAATGCTTTCTCATATTTCGTTCATGAGACTACATTAATATGACTAACTTCCGATTTTACGGTCACATCTATGGTTATCCAATAGCTTGTTGCAGATCCTGAATCAGATCGTCTACGTCCTCAATTCCGACACTGAGCCGGATAAGCGTATCTTTCAGACCGTTTCGCTCACGTTCTTCTTTCGGAATACTGGCGTGTGTCATACTGGCTGGATGTGTGCAAAGTGACTCTACCCCACCTAGCGATTCGCCCAATGAAAACACCTCGAAACTTTCCATGACCCGCACGGCTTCGGGCATCGAATCGCCTTTGAGTTCAAAAGACAACATGCCACCAAAATCCCGCATTTGCTTTTTAGCCAGCTCATGCCCAACGTGCGATTCCAGCCCAGGATAATGCACCTGACTCACTTTCGGGTGCTGTTGCAGATAATGGGCCACTTTCATGGCATTTTCGCAGTGTCGCTGCATCCGAACGTGCAACGTTTTGATGCCTCGTAATACCAGAAAGCAGTCCTGCGGTCCTGGCACTGCTCCGCAGGCATTCTGAATAAAGGCCAGCCGCTGCGCCGTTTCGTCGTCGTTCAGAACGATAGCTCCCATCACCGTATCGGAATGCCCACCGAGGTATTTGGTCACGGAATGCATCACAATATCGGCTCCCAGATCGAGCGGATTTTGCAGATAGGGCGATGCAAAGGTATTATCCACAACCAGTTGGATCGTATGCTGTTTGGTGATGGCCGAGATAGCAGCAATATCGACTAAACGAAGCAGCGGATTGGTAGGGGTTTCGATCCAGACCATTTTGGTAGCCGGTGTAATAGCCGCTTCCAGATTGGCCGGATTATCGAGCCCCACGAATTTGAATGTCAGTCCAAACTCCTGAAATACCCTGACCATAATTCGGTAAGTCCCACCATACAGATCATTGCTGGCAATAATTTCGTCGCCGGGTTTGAATAGTTTCAGAATCGCATCGGTAGCGCCTAATCCTGACGAATAACAAATGCCATGTTTGCCATTTTCAAGCGCGGCCAGGTTATTTTGGAGCACCGTTCGAGTAGGATTCTGGGTGCGGGCGTATTCATACCCTTTGTGTTTGCCAGGCGACTCCTGCACATAGGTGGAAGTTTGGTAAATGGGCGTCATGATGGCACCCGTCGTTGGGTCCGGCTCAATACCGGCATGGATGGCTTTGGTTCCGAATTTCATACTCAAAAGTAACGAAGTTTGTAACGCGAATGGACAACCATAAGGGTTACCAAAACCCCAGCACCCGTCTTGCAGTTTACTACTAAGTGAAAACCACTATTCCTAAAAACATAACTGGCCCAGCCATTGCCGGACTTATACTCTCGGTAACCCCAATTGTCTTTACGTCCGTACTGACCTACTACGCTATTATCTATGAACCAGTAATCGCTGGCTTTTCAACCTGGCAATGGATAGGCATCACCCTAACCTGCGCCGTAACCTCGGCTGGACTTACTCCTCCAACGATGCTGGCGCTGATTTTCGGGTATTTTCTGGGCTGGAATGCCATTCTGCCGATGTTTGTCATCAATTTCGGAGGTATCCTGTTCATTAATCTAATCGTTCGCTGGCTCGACCACGACCGGGTGTTGGCCTTTATCCGGCGCAATCCGAAGGCCCAGTCGGTACTGGATCGTATCCTGAACAACGAGCTGGAAGTTATCTTTTACGCCAAGCTCTCCCCCATTCTTCCCTTTGGTCTGACCAACCTGCTCTTTGCCTTGTCGGGGGCCCGATTGAAAAATATCTTGTTGGGTGGATTTCTGGGTATGACGCCTAGAACCATTCTGGCTGTCTGGTCGGGACACGAAGCGCATGCCATAAAAACCCTGCTCGACAACCCGAACCAGGGTTCCTGGACGCAAATCATCGTTGTCGCCTTAGTCATCGTTTCGATGGCAGGGCTCTGGCGCACGATTCAGAAATCTCTGAAACAGTAACTTAACCTTTGGTTCTTTTACTGCCTCAG
This window of the Spirosoma aerolatum genome carries:
- a CDS encoding TVP38/TMEM64 family protein, translated to MKTTIPKNITGPAIAGLILSVTPIVFTSVLTYYAIIYEPVIAGFSTWQWIGITLTCAVTSAGLTPPTMLALIFGYFLGWNAILPMFVINFGGILFINLIVRWLDHDRVLAFIRRNPKAQSVLDRILNNELEVIFYAKLSPILPFGLTNLLFALSGARLKNILLGGFLGMTPRTILAVWSGHEAHAIKTLLDNPNQGSWTQIIVVALVIVSMAGLWRTIQKSLKQ
- a CDS encoding TonB-dependent receptor — its product is MKKGTTYLTNSSVLVALLLLNLPAWAQFFISGKVSDADGGTLPGAAVMLEGTYKGTYTDVAGNFQLANVKPGSVSVKVSLLGYESQTQTVTLSQNTTIDIRLTKTAVAVDEVVVSATRANQKSAIAYSDVTRRDLDKLNLGQDIPQLLNFTPSIVTTSDAGTGVGYTGIRIRGSDATRVNVTLNGIPYNDAESQGTFFVDMPDFASSVSSIQIQRGVGTSTNGAGAFGASVNIQTNKLEANPYAETNASAGSFGTRKLNVLAGTGLLNGHFAVDARLSTIHSDGFIDRAFSNLKSFYLSGGYYGKKGFVRLNAFSGQEQTYQAWNGIPEDILKTNRTYNAFTYDNQTDNYQQDNYQLISSYELSKNWRANLSFFYTRGKGYYEEFKPNDSFSKYGLPNVIIGDSTISKTDIIRRKWLDNDFYGTVFSFDYNSYGKLTANIGGGWNQYQGGHYGEIIWARVAGNTNIRDRYYNDDAIKTDFNVYAKAFYQFSNRLNGFLDLQVRTVGYSFLGFNSQLQNVQQNANLTFFNPKAGLTYSFDDQSTIYASVGVGHREPNRDDYTQSTPASRPKPEQLLDYEAGYKLQTEQLAFTANLYYMDYKNQLVLSGQLNDVGAYNRVNIPNSYRAGLELEAGARLAKQLRWNVNATFSQNKVKNFTEYLDNYDNGLQEARQYSRTDISFSPNVIAGSQLLFTPAKGLEVGLLSKYVGKQYLDNTSNESRKLNPYFTNDIRLIYTLKPKFAKELAFTLLFNNILNELYESNGYTYAYISEGKVYADNAYYPQAGRNVLAGIRLRF
- a CDS encoding PQQ-dependent sugar dehydrogenase is translated as MRFICTVLLIGLLKSAFAQLPSGFVEKQVARNLNPTGLVFSPDGRLFVIEKDGKIREVVNDVLSPDPFMTVTNIDVTNERGLSGVCFHPDFPRTPYFYVYYTVNGQNHNRLSRFRAPNGVADPASETVLVDFDPLLATVHNAGVMRFGPDRKLYIATGEGTNASAAQSLTSLLGKVLRLNDDGSIPANNPFVGQLQGKYQAIYALGLRNPFSMDIDPISGRILVGDVGDASFEEINEIRAGKNYGWPLIEGRRTNQDAPENYADPLQVYDHDTGCAITGMAIYNPPTLRFPTEYKGKAFFADYCNGTIYTLDPANGQIIGSFVTNVDRPVGIATSPDGYLYYLARSGLGGGTQQDNTSTWNGSLHKVSFFDSGLPYISSQSPNAFVPVGESITFNVNAVGQKPLTYKWYQNGKLIAGADQSQYTISSPTLANNGATFYCIVSNALGADSSDVMSLRVVQAQRPVARIQQPITNKTYRAGDVLTFAGDAVSSSQQPLSNAKLTWWIDFHHEDHVHPALDPVSGITTGTFKIPRVGETSTEVWYRIHLLATDVSGLTSESFVDVKPEIATVTIASSVTGVRVYLDGEPRQPDLTFQSVVGMLRSLETKPYATASEGFYKFIGWGNGQNAPLVTYEVQPGNPTLTMQYQALPASSGNGLLGEYYSNTDQIGGTPTFTRTDETVNFDWGEGEPAPNVGADHFVVRWTGKIQVPFNDTYTFYTQTDDGVRLWVNNKQLIDKWEAQPSIEWLGKLDLVAGQSYTIQMDFLESQGYATSKLFWSSPQFEKSIISKPYLFSGRVVTGTTPEVETGLTVFPSPAHEQITVRYNAQMPGTAQLYATDLLGRTAYNRSVRCVMGTNEYGVSVADWPAGLYLITLHPADQPAVHQRLLVR
- a CDS encoding cystathionine gamma-synthase; this translates as MKFGTKAIHAGIEPDPTTGAIMTPIYQTSTYVQESPGKHKGYEYARTQNPTRTVLQNNLAALENGKHGICYSSGLGATDAILKLFKPGDEIIASNDLYGGTYRIMVRVFQEFGLTFKFVGLDNPANLEAAITPATKMVWIETPTNPLLRLVDIAAISAITKQHTIQLVVDNTFASPYLQNPLDLGADIVMHSVTKYLGGHSDTVMGAIVLNDDETAQRLAFIQNACGAVPGPQDCFLVLRGIKTLHVRMQRHCENAMKVAHYLQQHPKVSQVHYPGLESHVGHELAKKQMRDFGGMLSFELKGDSMPEAVRVMESFEVFSLGESLGGVESLCTHPASMTHASIPKEERERNGLKDTLIRLSVGIEDVDDLIQDLQQAIG